In Mixophyes fleayi isolate aMixFle1 chromosome 4, aMixFle1.hap1, whole genome shotgun sequence, the following proteins share a genomic window:
- the LOC142152134 gene encoding TRPM8 channel-associated factor homolog: MTASEDYRSLVQGLSSLDFSGDSVPCRLLLTGDSAFPVLVSPGKHVLIAASKYGKGRIVVMAHESYLNLPQLLAFLKNAISWLKPSSEAVIGVDTSLSLLEQTLSTSGHKVEKISGLKKNLGVLCTTGYSDSQAQEIVSFLREGGGLLIGAQAWHWSYSHKQDNVWCNFPGNNITSVAGVYFTNKYGEKGNFNVSANIPWSPFYNDVDFSGDLQVLLQGITNLDISGRSVPSDLLLHGPLTFPVGMTDDYQCFFGAAYYGRGRIVVETHEEYLSKPELKTFTINTISWLDMGRKGKIGVNKELGGLLQILQNEGLSCVASNMVPGLSVYCCTSYSDMEAETIQQFVAEGGGLLIAGQSWYWAYSNSELHSQYPGNKILNKFGISILGNTIEQGIYKVFDPQASTITYHFYRAIWQLLHDLRNKAELKPPLSSWLLKMRQDVSSFMKLPASPLTSSLQQELVHLVQEYSIHNINEQCPVKSCSKEAFMMSLAQEVSCLDVLDDPTLCSVDLDKPPVTMQIDATNLGDDAWRSTGLYFPPRKTATIVFPASAVGKGLQVQIGCQSDDLSAAKDLYRAPVVVRKKNVLGEKVVISCVWGGLLYVIVKGKSQLGIVPVTVYGGEPAPTFINGQTNPSSWLKTIRNFPAPWAELITENIILTVPSDKIRSLENPEALLSQWDKIMRAIAELAMIPKKFLRPERIVTDVQILAGWMHAGYPVMCHFKSANEIIDLQSMKKVGIWGPIHELGHNQQQHVWEISSNTKEATCNLWSVYVHETVFGIPRDQAHPSLMPKERDACIRMYLKNGANLAEWNVWTALETYLQLQEGFGWDPFKRLFSEYQTMSNVSNNNKDKMNLWAEKFSEAVNKNLAPFFQAWGWPIEETTSNKLSTLPPWENNPMMMYVK; the protein is encoded by the exons ATGACAGCTAGTGAAGATTACCGCTCTCTTGTCCAGGGTCTCTCTAGTCTGGATTTCTCTGGGGACAGTGTGCCTTGCAGACTGCTCCTAACTGGTGACAGTGCATTCCCGGTGCTTGTGAGTCCTGGAAAACATGTCCTCATTGCTGCCTCTAAGTATGGGAAGGGCCGGATAGTGGTCATGGCCCATGAATCATATTTGAACCTACCACAACTTCTGGCTTTCCTGAAGAATGCAATATCCTGGCTGAAACCATCATCAGAAGCAGTTATTGGTGTTGACACTAGCTTGAGTCTCCTGGAACAGACTCTCTCTACCTCTGGGCACAAGGTTGAGAAGATCTCTGGTCTGAAAAAAAATCTAGGAGTGCTCTGCACAACTGGTTATAGCGACAGTCAGGCACAGGAGATTGTCTCATTTTTGAGGGAGGGTGGAGGTCTTCTTATTGGAGCCCAAGCCTGGCACTGGTCTTATAGTCACAAACAAGATAATGTTTGGTGCAACTTTCCAGGAAACAATATAACATCTGTTGCTGGGGTGTATTTTACCAACAAATATGGAGAAAAAGGAAATTTTAACGTGAGTGCTAATATACCATGGAGCCCATTCTACAATGA TGTTGACTTCTCAGGAGACTTACAGGTTCTTCTGCAAGGCATTACCAATCTGGACATCAGTGGTCGTAGTGTTCCCTCCGATCTTCTGCTGCATGGTCCTTTGACATTTCCAGTTGGAATGACTGATGACTATCAATGCTTTTTTGGTGCTGCATACTATGGCAGAGGGCGTATTGTTGTGGAGACACATGAAGAGTACCTGTCCAAACCTGAGCTTAAGACCTTCACCATTAATACTATTTCATGGCTAGATATGGGTAGAAAGGGGAAGATTGGTGTTAATAAGGAATTGGGAGGACTCCTACAGATTTTGCAGAATGAAGGACTATCTTGCGTAGCATCTAACATGGTTCCGGGGCTCAGTGTTTATTGCTGCACATCTTACAGTGACATGGAGGCAGAAACAATCCAGCAGTTTGTGGCAGAGGGAGGAGGCCTGCTCATTGCTGGCCAGTCCTGGTATTGGGCCTATTCCAATTCAGAATTACATTCTCAATACCCAGGAAATAAAATTCTCAACAAGTTTGGGATTAGCATTCTGGGGAATACAATTGAACAAGGAATTTATAAAGTTTTTGATCCTCAGGCATCTACTATTACATACCACTTCTACAGAGCAATCTGGCAGCTTTTGCATGACTTAAGGAATAAAGCAGAGCTGAAACCCCCTCTGAGCTCTTGGTTATTAAAGATGAGACAGGACGTGTCAAGCTTTATGAAGCTGCCAGCCAGCCCTCTTACTTCTTCACTACAGCAAGAGCTAGTACACCTAGTACAGGAATACAGTATACACAATATTAATGAACAGTGTCCAGTGAAAAGCTGTTCCAAGGAGGCTTTCATGATGTCCCTGGCTCAAGAGGTCAGCTGCCTGGATGTCCTGGATGACCCAACATTGTGCAGTGTTGATTTGGATAAACCTCCTGTCACAATGCAGATTGATGCAACAAACCTTG GTGATGATGCCTGGAGAAGTACTGGACTCTACTTCCCTCCAAGAAAAACTGCAACAATTGTGTTTCCAGCCTCAGCTGTGGGGAAAGGTCTCCAG GTCCAGATTGGCTGTCAGTCAGATGACCTGAGTGCAGCAAAGGATTTGTATCGTGCCCCAGTGGTTGTTCGTAAAAAGAATGTTCTTGGCGAGAAGGTTGTGATATCCTGTGTCTGGGGAGGACTTCTATATGTTATTGTCAAAGGGAAAAGCCAACTAGGTATTGTTCCAGTTACAGTCTATGGAGGGGAGCCAGCTCCAACCTTCATAAATG GCCAGACCAACCCTTCATCTTGGTTGAAAACAATTCGTAATTTTCCAGCACCTTGGGCTGAGCTAATAACAGAAAACATTATCTTGACTGTCCCCTCTGATAAAATACGCTCATTAGAGAATCCAGAAGCTCTGTTATCACAATGGGACAAGATTATGAGGGCAATAGCTGAACTTGCAATGATTCCAAAGAAATTTCTGCGTCCTGAAAGAATTGTGACAGATGTGCAGATCTTAGCTG GTTGGATGCATGCTGGATACCCAGTCATGTGTCATTTCAAATCAGCAAATGAAATAATAGACCTTCAGAGTATGAAGAAAGTTGGAATTTGGGGGCCTATACATGAACTTGGACACAATCAACAACAGCATGTTTGGGAGATTTCGTCTAACACTAAAGAAGCCACATGCAACCTATGGTCTGTATATGTACATGAAACAGTGTTTGGAATCCCTAGGGATCAAGCTCACCCATCCTTGATGCCCAAAGAGAGGGATGCCTGTATTAGAATGTATTTGAAGAATGGAGCTAATTTGGCAGAATGGAACGTATGGACTGCTCTTGAGACTTATCTTCAG